In Rahnella sikkimica, the following are encoded in one genomic region:
- a CDS encoding glycosyltransferase family 4 protein: MSHEVSVGIVADWLVTFAGAEKVIAEFIKLYPESELYSVVDFLSDESRKQFYGKDVTTSFIQRLPFAKKKYQQYLPLMPLAIEQLDVTKHNIILSSSHAVAKGVLTGPDQLHISYVHSPIRYAWDFQHQYLREAGLNKGLKGKLARWFLHKIRIWDYRTANGVDHFIANSHFIARRIKKVYGRDADVIYPPVSVDRFTLQENKEDFYFTASRMVPYKRIDIIVDAFNLMPDKKLVVIGDGSEMAKIKARAGKNVQILGYQPDEVMQDHMRRAKAFVFAAEEDFGITPVEAQACGTPVIAFGKGGVLESIRPYGETNPTGIFFAEQTADSVLRAVLHFEAIQDSFLPVNCRNNALRFSEERFHNELDEYIKTKWLAFNESKKVIY, translated from the coding sequence ATGTCACATGAAGTGAGTGTTGGGATTGTCGCTGACTGGTTGGTGACTTTTGCCGGAGCAGAAAAGGTTATTGCAGAATTTATAAAACTTTACCCTGAATCCGAACTTTACTCAGTTGTTGATTTTCTTTCTGATGAATCCAGGAAACAATTTTACGGTAAAGATGTCACGACTTCATTTATTCAACGCCTGCCGTTTGCAAAAAAAAAGTATCAGCAATATTTGCCGCTGATGCCTTTAGCTATTGAGCAGCTTGATGTGACAAAACATAATATTATTCTTTCCAGCAGTCATGCCGTGGCGAAAGGGGTTCTCACGGGGCCCGATCAGCTGCACATCAGTTATGTACATTCTCCGATACGTTATGCCTGGGATTTTCAGCATCAGTACCTCAGAGAAGCGGGATTAAATAAAGGGCTTAAGGGTAAACTTGCCCGCTGGTTTTTGCACAAAATACGAATCTGGGATTACCGTACAGCAAACGGTGTGGATCATTTTATTGCGAATTCACATTTCATTGCGCGAAGAATTAAAAAAGTCTACGGGCGCGACGCCGATGTTATTTACCCGCCGGTGAGTGTGGATCGCTTTACGTTGCAGGAGAATAAAGAGGATTTTTATTTTACCGCATCCCGGATGGTACCCTACAAACGCATCGACATCATTGTGGACGCTTTTAACCTGATGCCGGACAAAAAGCTGGTGGTCATTGGTGACGGTTCTGAGATGGCCAAAATAAAGGCGAGGGCGGGCAAAAATGTTCAGATCCTGGGGTATCAGCCTGACGAGGTCATGCAGGATCATATGCGTCGCGCTAAGGCCTTCGTATTTGCTGCCGAAGAGGATTTTGGCATTACGCCGGTTGAAGCACAGGCTTGCGGAACGCCGGTTATCGCCTTTGGTAAAGGCGGTGTGCTGGAGTCGATCCGTCCTTATGGGGAAACCAATCCGACCGGTATTTTCTTTGCTGAGCAAACGGCAGACTCAGTGCTGCGCGCTGTTTTGCATTTTGAGGCCATACAAGATTCGTTCCTGCCGGTAAATTGCCGCAACAATGCATTGCGGTTTTCTGAAGAACGTTTTCACAATGAGTTAGACGAATATATTAAAACAAAATGGCTGGCGTTTAATGAAAGTAAGAAAGTCATTTATTAA
- a CDS encoding mannose-1-phosphate guanylyltransferase/mannose-6-phosphate isomerase, translated as MILPVIMAGGTGSRLWPMSRELYPKQFLRLHGEQSMLQETVTRLKGLGASEPLVICNEEHRFLVAEQLRQINRLSKNIILEPVGRNTAPAITLAALSAIDENSDPLLLVLAADHVIENTEAFHQAVQSAIPFAEQGKLVTFGIVPTGPETGYGYIQRGMELSSNAESVFRVQRFVEKPNLPTAMQYLETGEYYWNSGMFLFRAKRFLEEMATFRPDILQACLKAIETLEPDAQQNFIRVDKESFSACPDESVDYAVMEKTTDAIVVPLDAGWNDIGSWAALWDVNNKNTEGNAVTGDVFTHNAENCYINTDEKLVAAIGVENLVIVNTKDAVLVIDKSQVQDVKKVVEYLKSTQRREYRLHRESYRPWGRNDIVVNTPRYHVNRITVKPGGQFSLQMHHHRAEHWVILSGTARVTINDENFLLTENQSTFIPIGAQHRLENPGKIPLELLEIQSGSYLEDDDIVRTQDHYGRC; from the coding sequence ATGATCCTTCCCGTCATTATGGCCGGTGGAACCGGCAGTCGTTTATGGCCAATGTCTCGTGAACTTTATCCTAAACAATTTCTTCGCCTGCATGGCGAGCAATCTATGTTGCAGGAAACTGTAACCCGATTAAAGGGTTTAGGGGCTTCTGAACCTTTGGTTATTTGTAATGAAGAGCATCGGTTTTTGGTTGCTGAACAGTTACGGCAGATAAACCGGCTTTCGAAAAATATTATTCTGGAACCTGTCGGGCGTAATACCGCGCCGGCGATTACGCTGGCGGCACTCAGCGCAATCGATGAAAACAGCGATCCTTTATTATTGGTTCTGGCGGCTGACCATGTTATTGAAAATACGGAAGCCTTTCACCAGGCGGTGCAAAGTGCCATTCCGTTTGCGGAGCAGGGGAAGCTGGTGACGTTCGGTATAGTGCCGACTGGCCCTGAAACCGGATATGGGTATATCCAGCGCGGAATGGAACTGAGCAGTAACGCGGAATCTGTTTTTCGTGTGCAACGTTTTGTTGAGAAACCTAATTTACCGACGGCAATGCAATATCTCGAGACCGGGGAATACTACTGGAACAGCGGGATGTTCCTGTTCCGGGCAAAACGTTTCCTCGAAGAAATGGCCACCTTCCGGCCCGATATTCTGCAAGCCTGCCTGAAAGCTATCGAAACCCTCGAACCTGATGCGCAACAGAATTTTATCCGCGTCGATAAGGAATCGTTTTCTGCCTGTCCGGATGAGTCTGTGGATTATGCGGTCATGGAAAAAACGACCGATGCCATTGTGGTTCCGTTAGATGCTGGCTGGAATGATATCGGTTCATGGGCCGCATTGTGGGATGTGAATAATAAAAATACCGAAGGGAATGCCGTAACCGGCGATGTTTTTACTCACAATGCAGAGAACTGTTATATCAATACCGACGAAAAACTTGTCGCAGCAATTGGCGTTGAAAATCTGGTGATTGTCAATACCAAGGATGCCGTCTTAGTGATTGATAAATCCCAGGTACAGGACGTTAAGAAAGTTGTTGAATATTTAAAGAGTACTCAGCGCCGGGAATATCGTTTACATCGCGAGTCTTATCGCCCGTGGGGCAGAAACGATATTGTGGTTAATACGCCGAGATATCACGTTAACCGTATAACGGTTAAACCTGGCGGGCAGTTCTCCCTGCAAATGCATCATCACCGTGCCGAGCATTGGGTCATTCTTTCAGGCACGGCCAGAGTCACCATTAATGATGAAAACTTCCTTCTGACCGAAAACCAGTCAACGTTTATTCCTATCGGGGCACAGCACAGGCTGGAGAACCCCGGCAAGATCCCGCTCGAACTTCTGGAAATACAGTCAGGCTCCTATCTGGAGGATGACGATATTGTCCGTACACAAGACCACTATGGTCGTTGTTAA
- a CDS encoding acyltransferase family protein produces the protein MSHTLKERNQAADIFRLILILMVVAIHVNVFSDNPVLNFFTVDGFFRIAVPIFFIINGYFFEKNVTDVASFKIWLRRAVVLFMSWQIIYLPLYFPFDGMSGQKLVVFASEIIFGYHHLWYVSAMILGGQGFFI, from the coding sequence ATGTCTCATACTTTAAAAGAAAGAAATCAGGCAGCTGATATTTTCAGGTTAATACTTATTTTGATGGTAGTTGCAATTCATGTAAATGTTTTTTCAGACAATCCTGTTTTGAACTTTTTTACGGTCGATGGATTTTTCAGAATAGCTGTTCCAATATTTTTCATCATTAATGGTTACTTTTTTGAGAAAAATGTTACCGATGTAGCTAGTTTCAAGATTTGGCTAAGACGAGCTGTTGTTCTTTTCATGTCATGGCAGATTATTTATTTGCCGCTCTATTTTCCGTTTGATGGTATGAGTGGTCAAAAGTTAGTTGTGTTTGCTTCAGAAATAATTTTTGGATACCACCACTTATGGTATGTTTCTGCGATGATATTGGGGGGGCAGGGCTTTTTTATTTGA
- a CDS encoding glycosyl hydrolase family 28-related protein: MIFRNSGLEKCDDPARRHFIKATTLGTLAYFIYIKSAYSSSLNKTITSINVLDFGAKGDGVTDDSQAFQKACDFAEKSGGAKIFIPDPVKNYKLSFPVYLSSNTELYGNGKSTKIVFEDPLFIKGRGGFVIGSSMEANKAYARQWYLQKKNQTTNNPEFKNPSQRQYLRDNPEFLQAEKSIIHDISIEAKFSSHGNDGWGGYGINFVNARDCHAYNIWGVGWTQLIGMGSDVPPETPSNHNCSARNLYVISPDLKRTYYSIGFIANSTNCIIENATQELPITDGTMNGSGVATNLCEDCTIRNIRIPDLGRTVTSEGVLINNSSGCIVEDIHVGNAKTAVSVFYSLADTLNPKKPNYFNEIEGVNCDAVMTVYSKFNIIKNVVSINSNFNIVLRNSNATQNSIFLPPDQVTYSGELLQRLQHDNNFINSQLK; this comes from the coding sequence ATGATATTTAGAAATAGTGGCCTGGAAAAATGTGATGACCCTGCCAGAAGGCATTTTATTAAGGCCACAACGCTGGGTACCTTAGCTTACTTTATTTATATAAAAAGTGCTTACTCCTCATCGTTGAATAAAACTATTACTTCTATAAATGTACTTGATTTTGGTGCTAAGGGCGACGGCGTTACTGATGATTCTCAGGCATTTCAGAAAGCCTGTGATTTTGCTGAAAAATCCGGGGGGGCAAAAATTTTTATTCCAGACCCCGTTAAAAATTATAAGTTGTCATTTCCCGTTTATTTATCCTCAAACACTGAGCTATATGGCAACGGAAAATCAACGAAAATTGTCTTTGAAGACCCTTTATTCATTAAAGGGCGAGGTGGTTTTGTTATCGGTTCGAGTATGGAGGCAAATAAGGCATATGCAAGGCAGTGGTATTTGCAGAAGAAAAATCAAACGACGAACAATCCTGAATTTAAAAATCCATCACAAAGACAGTACCTTCGAGATAACCCCGAATTTCTCCAGGCAGAGAAGTCAATAATACATGACATATCCATAGAGGCTAAATTTTCAAGTCATGGAAATGACGGTTGGGGCGGGTACGGTATTAATTTTGTCAATGCACGGGATTGTCACGCATATAATATATGGGGCGTTGGCTGGACTCAGTTGATCGGCATGGGGTCAGATGTTCCCCCCGAAACGCCTTCTAATCATAACTGCTCCGCACGAAACCTCTATGTTATTAGCCCTGATTTGAAAAGAACATATTACTCAATTGGGTTTATCGCAAATTCAACAAACTGCATTATTGAGAATGCCACTCAAGAGTTGCCAATCACTGACGGTACAATGAATGGTAGTGGGGTTGCTACAAATTTATGTGAAGATTGTACCATCAGAAATATCAGAATCCCCGACCTGGGAAGAACGGTAACTTCCGAAGGGGTTCTAATTAATAACTCTTCAGGCTGCATTGTTGAAGATATCCATGTCGGAAATGCTAAAACAGCTGTGTCAGTGTTTTATAGTCTTGCAGATACGTTAAACCCAAAAAAACCAAATTACTTTAATGAAATTGAAGGTGTGAATTGTGATGCTGTAATGACTGTTTACTCTAAATTTAATATTATAAAAAATGTGGTATCAATAAATTCTAATTTTAATATTGTTTTACGAAACAGTAATGCAACGCAAAACTCAATTTTCTTACCTCCTGATCAGGTTACGTATTCTGGGGAATTGCTTCAACGACTTCAACACGATAATAACTTTATAAATTCACAATTAAAGTGA
- a CDS encoding O-antigen ligase family protein — MQRINKDSLAIQFFCIALAIITLIPFGRGNVSGLEIAFPLMIFSVLLFLLSKRKRNNQIFYILLFIFAWVVWVLLGITYSYFDYPGTADHVSAYLRYFRMLEMYLPGVLILAFSRGVNESQHKHATIFFVVLFVLVTLEATIGFIFQYPSLTATQMYKYPGMGYVFRAGGVAKDSSAYSNLVFLLGITAFIELKRIGKNKLIFFGLLLCFLINIYLSMSRSLIVAVIVYLLVSFLLERKIKPATLFLIVLVVVAFFIFGMNNEYLISFWARISGANQEDISSGRLATWSLLLGLVGDNPLLGVGYRLSTEKYGLIPDNMFLSLSVETGIVGLLLYLSFLFSLSTFVYKNNREKFPLIIAYIVSGIFIDITTFWICVPFFLFTMAIYKKR, encoded by the coding sequence ATGCAACGCATTAATAAAGATAGTCTTGCAATACAATTTTTTTGTATTGCGTTAGCTATCATAACGTTAATTCCATTTGGACGAGGGAATGTGTCCGGACTGGAAATTGCATTTCCTTTAATGATATTTTCTGTGCTGTTATTTTTATTGTCTAAGAGGAAAAGAAACAACCAAATATTCTATATTCTTCTATTCATTTTTGCCTGGGTTGTGTGGGTTTTACTCGGAATTACCTACAGTTATTTTGATTATCCTGGTACCGCAGACCATGTTTCTGCTTATCTACGTTATTTTAGAATGTTGGAAATGTACCTGCCCGGTGTTCTGATTCTGGCGTTTAGCCGGGGGGTTAATGAAAGTCAGCATAAACATGCTACAATATTTTTCGTTGTTTTATTTGTATTAGTGACGTTAGAAGCTACTATCGGTTTCATATTTCAGTATCCCTCACTTACCGCAACTCAAATGTACAAATACCCGGGAATGGGGTATGTGTTCCGTGCCGGCGGAGTTGCGAAAGATTCAAGTGCTTATAGTAATCTGGTTTTTCTTTTGGGGATCACTGCATTTATTGAACTTAAGCGGATAGGAAAAAATAAATTAATTTTCTTTGGGTTGCTATTGTGTTTTCTTATTAACATCTATCTTTCAATGTCAAGAAGTCTGATCGTTGCGGTTATTGTCTATCTTCTGGTAAGTTTCTTATTAGAGCGAAAAATAAAACCAGCTACGCTATTTCTGATTGTTCTTGTCGTAGTGGCGTTTTTTATCTTCGGAATGAACAATGAATATTTGATTTCCTTCTGGGCAAGGATTTCAGGTGCAAATCAGGAGGATATCAGCTCCGGGCGGTTAGCTACCTGGTCACTGTTATTGGGTCTTGTGGGTGATAACCCATTGTTAGGTGTAGGTTACAGGTTGTCCACGGAGAAATATGGCTTGATTCCCGATAACATGTTTCTCTCACTGTCAGTAGAAACAGGTATCGTGGGACTACTTCTTTATCTGTCTTTTCTTTTCTCTCTGAGTACCTTTGTCTATAAAAACAATAGAGAAAAGTTCCCACTCATTATTGCCTATATTGTTTCTGGCATTTTTATTGATATCACTACTTTCTGGATATGTGTACCATTCTTCTTGTTTACAATGGCTATCTATAAGAAGAGGTAG
- a CDS encoding glycosyltransferase family 4 protein, with amino-acid sequence MNLALKTLWKSRHYSIVHCNTFYDGLFAMPSFRVFGRKTIFRARCGIDLSNHGVVDNVIYRLSTVVLANSEYVKNTFDRVSDSLSKVKVIYNPLDLKFLKKASGYSTGKSNNYVIAVVGAITEVKNQMEVLQAFSLLNDPDIILRFIGEPRSSEKDKEYYRTLLQYVQEHQLQNRVKFTGFISDVRDQLNDVNLVCVPSDREPLGRVIFETQLYEIPVLASDSGGNAELIKDNITGYLYELGNIEQLAEKLKFVKKDNTAIKNNAKDFIIKRFSPEETYLAELNLYSDILR; translated from the coding sequence GTGAATTTAGCACTGAAAACATTATGGAAAAGCAGGCATTACTCAATTGTACATTGCAATACATTCTATGATGGTTTATTTGCAATGCCTTCTTTCAGAGTCTTTGGACGCAAAACTATTTTCAGAGCACGGTGCGGCATTGATTTATCCAATCATGGTGTTGTCGATAACGTAATTTACCGGTTGTCTACTGTGGTTTTAGCAAACTCCGAATATGTTAAAAACACATTTGACCGTGTTTCAGATTCGTTATCGAAAGTAAAAGTCATTTATAACCCTCTCGACCTGAAGTTTTTAAAAAAAGCCAGTGGTTATTCCACAGGTAAAAGTAATAATTATGTTATTGCTGTTGTGGGTGCAATTACGGAAGTGAAAAATCAAATGGAAGTTCTTCAAGCTTTTTCATTGCTGAATGACCCTGACATTATACTTCGCTTTATTGGTGAACCACGCAGTTCTGAAAAAGATAAAGAATATTACAGAACCTTGTTGCAATATGTACAGGAGCATCAACTTCAGAACCGAGTCAAGTTCACGGGGTTTATTTCGGATGTGCGTGATCAGCTCAACGATGTTAATCTTGTATGCGTTCCGTCCGATCGGGAGCCACTGGGGAGGGTTATTTTTGAGACTCAACTCTACGAAATTCCAGTTCTGGCATCAGATTCAGGTGGCAATGCCGAATTAATAAAAGATAATATTACCGGTTATCTGTATGAATTAGGAAATATTGAGCAACTTGCAGAAAAGCTTAAATTTGTTAAAAAAGATAATACTGCAATAAAAAATAATGCAAAGGATTTTATTATTAAGCGATTTTCTCCTGAAGAAACATATCTTGCTGAATTGAATTTATATTCAGATATTTTAAGATAA
- a CDS encoding glycosyltransferase family 4 protein, translating into MLSLQGGIGRYCEEVINVIKDTCSVTLVAPEYDATLKGHEFSQGVTLNLFSGGQFKYWHLPKLIKKVRSIDFEQYDFVLVADWPFWVAIQFVNKFRLRKKIKFNLMLHGSEVLNLKNGKAAIFAKSLDLFSDVLSIFTNSHYTKRILLENHRIPKSIPVVVTYLGVTQDIYISNDDYIRDVNSDVFKILTVGRLDSRKGYDYVISALGLLPDDIREKIIYTIVGNGSDEYKDEMRKLAEDKKVTLTIRSGVDDRELTEVYRDSKVFVLAARHSNKKIEGFGLVFLEAAKHGVPSIATDVGAISEVVKNNTTGLVVTENIEAISHAILKLYQERETLIRFSNNCMDEVKKFTWSKLADLTFK; encoded by the coding sequence ATTTTATCCCTTCAAGGGGGGATAGGAAGGTACTGTGAAGAGGTCATTAATGTTATTAAAGACACTTGTTCTGTTACGCTCGTCGCACCGGAATATGACGCCACGCTGAAAGGACATGAATTCAGTCAGGGTGTAACACTTAATCTCTTTTCCGGTGGGCAATTTAAATATTGGCATCTTCCTAAGTTAATTAAAAAAGTACGGTCAATTGATTTCGAACAATATGATTTTGTTCTGGTTGCCGACTGGCCATTTTGGGTTGCCATTCAATTTGTTAATAAATTCAGATTAAGGAAAAAGATTAAGTTTAATCTCATGCTTCATGGGAGTGAAGTGTTGAATTTAAAAAATGGTAAAGCGGCGATTTTTGCAAAGTCACTTGATCTGTTTTCTGATGTGTTATCTATTTTCACGAACAGTCATTATACAAAACGCATTCTCCTGGAGAATCATAGGATTCCGAAAAGTATTCCGGTAGTAGTGACTTATCTTGGGGTAACGCAGGATATATACATCAGTAATGATGACTATATCAGAGACGTGAATTCTGATGTTTTCAAGATATTAACTGTGGGAAGATTAGACAGCCGCAAGGGGTATGATTATGTGATAAGTGCTTTAGGTCTGCTCCCCGACGACATCAGGGAAAAAATAATTTACACCATCGTCGGTAACGGCAGTGATGAATACAAAGATGAAATGAGGAAACTGGCAGAAGATAAAAAGGTTACCCTAACAATACGCTCTGGCGTAGATGACAGAGAATTAACCGAAGTCTACCGGGACAGCAAGGTTTTTGTTCTTGCAGCCAGACACAGTAATAAGAAGATTGAAGGGTTTGGCCTCGTTTTTCTTGAAGCAGCAAAACATGGTGTCCCTTCTATTGCCACTGATGTCGGAGCCATCAGTGAGGTAGTGAAAAACAACACAACAGGATTAGTGGTTACTGAGAATATCGAAGCAATATCACATGCAATACTCAAACTCTACCAGGAGAGAGAGACGCTTATCCGGTTTAGTAATAACTGCATGGATGAAGTGAAGAAATTCACTTGGTCAAAACTCGCTGATTTAACCTTTAAGTGA